A portion of the Cryptomeria japonica chromosome 5, Sugi_1.0, whole genome shotgun sequence genome contains these proteins:
- the LOC131028808 gene encoding LYR motif-containing protein At3g19508 produces MEKALRAYSEVLRLIRLLPKQSRSYYQKYARENFVNYREVPDSASMDELLQRTYNHSCWVLKKYQVDEAAAKNLKEICVNT; encoded by the exons ATGGAGAAGGCTTTAAGAGCATACTCTGAAGTTTTGAGGCTGATCAGGCTACTGCCTAAGCAGAGTAGATCTTATTATCAAAAATATGCGAGAGAGAATTTTGTTAACTATAGAGAAGTGCCAGATTCTGCTTCTATGGACGAATTGCTTCAGAGAACATACAATCATTCCTGTTGGGTTCTcaaaaag TACCAAGTGGACGAAGCAGCTGCTAAGAACCTGAAAGAAATCTGTGTCAATACATAG